The Brumimicrobium sp. genomic interval TTGGTGCGCCACTCGATGGTAGAACCATTGAAAATATTTTCCATTATCCAAATAGTTCAGTAGATACGTTATTTGTTTCAGATACTTTATTTGTGATTAACAACGATTTTGAAAACCCAGTAATAACCACTAACGGCGTATCTACCTTTATTGATGGCTGGAAAGACTTCTCACAATCTACGATTTCTATTGAAAACACAGGGGGGAACAACCAATTAAAAGTTGTTTCCACTAATGGCACACACGGTATTCATCAAACATTCGCCATAGAAAACGGTGAAACTTATACGTTTGAAGTAGATTTAACAAAGGTTTCCGTACCCTTCTGGTGTGGTAAATGTTGTCATCTATCAAGGACCTAGCCCGGGTGTTCCATACAGCGTGCATGTGCTATCTTCCAATGGCACAAACACTTTTTCCTATACCGCAAATAGCTCCGATATTTACGTACAAATTCGCCAATCCGGAACGTATTTATTAGATAATATCAGGTTGTATAGAGAGTATGAAGATACCGTGATTGTTGGAGGTTATGTGGCGAGTGGAGGATATCACTATTCTTTCCAAAATCAAGAAAAACACGATGAAATCCGTGGAAAAGGGAAATATATTAACTATAAGTACCGTGGATATGACCCGAGGGTGGGGAGATTGGATTGGATGGTGGATCCGCTGGCGGCTAAATATCCATATTATTCTCCGTATGCTTTTTCAGGGAATAGAGTTATTGATATGGTCGAATTAGAAGGTTTAGAGCCTGCAAACAGAGGAAACGCAGGAGTTTACTTTGGGTTAAGGGCAGGAGGTTCAAACCATGAAGATGCGCAGAAAGTAATAGACAAAATGACTAATGCTGAACGAAATGCTGTTGCACCTCTTACTATAGGAGCGGCAGTTGGAGTAGCTGTTGTAGTGGATATATTCGTTACTAAAGGTTGGATGTCAAGAACTATGGCCTGGTACATGTTAGGCAACGAGATAAATGCTACCGACCGATACAATGAGGCAAAAGCGAATGGAAACAAAGAAAGCGAAGCCAAGTACAAGGAACAAATGGAAACATATGGACCAGGTGCTACTATGAGTGCGTTTACCGAAGTAGCACCAGTTGTAGCTTCATCGATTATGAAAGGTGCCCGAAAAAGTTTGGCTATGAAGTGGATGGGTTCAGAAAGTAAAACAAAATATATTAATTTTAATAAACAAGTATATACAAAAACCTATACTGAGGGTTCTGTATTATATCAATATAGAGTCCCAGGAAAAAGTGAAGGGAGTTTTTTTGTAACCTCTTTAAGTGTCACTCCAGAAGAAGTTGGTTTGCTTTCTAGCAAATATACAGAAGTTTATAAAGTTACAACAACTGCTAAAAAGGTCAATGCACTAGTATCTACACATATAAAAGATGCAAAATACTTTGCAGATGGAGTTACTCCTGTAAAAGGAGGCGGCAAACAAATATTTTCCAAAGAGATTAATTCAAGCACAGCAAAATTTGAAAAAATAAACCCATAGATTATGAAACAACAACTTATTGGCTTAACACAAAATCTGAGAAACAGAGTTGAAGAATATAAAAAAACAAATCAATTCACAGACTATATCTTAAATCGTCAAGATATTCGATGTATTGAAATCATGATAAATCTAACTGAACTTGCATTGGAAAATGATTTAAAAATAAAAGAATGTGATTACCATTGGTTTCAGGGATCATATATAATTGACTATAATTTCAATGGAGAATGGGAAGATATTTCTGATTTGTATTCACAGATAATAGATATTCTTGAAAAAGAAAAGATGATTGTTATTTAAGAAAATCTATTGCAAGAATCCATAAAATCCATCGAGTTATAAAAAAGAATACTTAAACGCCTTTACCTATGATGCGATGGGGAATATAGAAAAGCAGATTCGGCACAACCGAGCGGGTGATATATTTGACAACTTAGAGTACCATTACCAAAAAGAGAATGGTAAGCTTGTAAGAAACCGTCTGTATAGTGTAAGCGATTACGCTCCAGCAAACGTAATGGATGATGATATTAAAGATATGATTGCATTTAATAGCGACCCTATGTTTATTGAAACCGCTAACAACTACGCCTACGATGCCGAAGGTCGTTTAGTGCGCGATGATCAAGAAGAAATCGACACCATTATCTGGACAGCCACTGGAAAAGTAAAAGAAATCCGCAGAACTTTGGCGAGTTCAAAAAAGAATCTTATTTTTGATTATACTTGTCCTGAGCTCGTCGAAGGAATAGTTTTGGCCAAAGAATTGCTAAGCACGTGTACAACAACCAAACAGATATGCTCGAAAAAAGTACATATTACATTTTAGATGCCCAAGGCAATCAATTGAGTATGTATGATTATTTGGTAGATACAGCTGAAAACACCGCCAAATACTATTTATCCGAACGGAATATTTATGGAAGTTCTCGTTTAGGAACCTTAAAAGATCCTCTAGAGGTATTTTCAGGCGTTCCCCTTCCAAGTTACGGAACAGTCGGCAACAGAAACTATGAGCTCAATAATCATTTAGGGAATGTGCTTGCTGTAATTAATGACATCAAATATCCGCTTTCTTCGGATAACACGAGTATTGATGCATATGATGTTGGTATCTCCAATGTATTTGATTATTCCCCATTTGGTGCGCCACTCGATGGTAGAACGATAGAAAACATCTTCCATCAAGGAACAAATTCTGATGTGCAAACGCTCCCAGATACGGTAGAGATTTACAAAAACAACTTTGACAATCCACCTGCAACAGGAAGTCCGTATTACAGCACGGAGGTAACCCTCAACAACAATCTTTCGAATACTGTTTGGTCAAGTTCAACGGGAGAATTCACCAACTTTAATGGAAAAACAGGAAAGGCAATTGCGATAAGTTCGGCAAGTGCAGATACTTCCTATATTACGCTTTCTTTTGATGTGGCAAACGGTTATGCGCTTGACATTGCGAGTTACAGTTTTTACCACAGAAGCAGTAATACGGGTTATGCAAACTATATTTTAACTGTAAATAACATGGAGGCAGGCAGTGGCTCAATTTGGGTCACGAGTGGCTCATCTCTTCATTTTACAGGAGTTGTGGATGTTTCCAATCCGATATCTGGACAAACTGGAACTGTAAGCGTTGTTTTAAAACTCTATGGGGGAATGCACGGCTATGGCGGCACGTTCCGAATGGATGATTTTACGCTCAATGGCTTTGTGGTGGAAGAGAATAGTGGAGGCGGAGCTTCTAAGTTTATTGTGAGTGGAGGATATAGGTATGGGTTTAACGGTCAGGAGCGTACAGATGAAATAAGTGGGGCTGGAAACCACACCACAGCTGAGTTTTGGGAATACGATAGTAGATTAGGAAGAAGATGGAATATAGACCCAGTTGTAAAACCACACGAAAGCCCTTATGCTACGTTTGCAAACAACCCTATTTGGTTTATTGACCCGAATGGGGCGGATTCGGCTTTAGCAAATGGAAGTAATACATGGATGTGGAATACAGAAGAAGGGGATACTTATTCAAGTATAAGCAAACGTACAGGGGTTGGAATTGATAATTTACGGGAGTGGAACGGATTTGTAGACACAAAGATTCCAACAGGAACATTATTACATATTTCAGACCCAACTGCAAAGGAACCTAGCACCTCTGCTCCAATGCAAACCCCTTTAGGTTCAATTCAATTACATATACTTGAACCGAATAGCGGAGATCGGGGAGCTAGAATGTACGTTGGAATAACGTTTACACCTAATGAAGCCAATAAAGACGAACAATTTGTATGGTTTCAAACAGTAGGGAATAATGACCCAGCGGAAAACTCTAGGCAACCTAACGCAAACGAAAGAACCTTGTTAAATAGTACTTTTTACACGAATGATAAGGATGCAGGAATGAGGGATGCTAGGGAATACGCAGGGAAACAACTTATACCTAGAAGAACTGTATTCAATCCACCAGCAGGAAGTACTGCATTTTTTGACGGACCTAGTAGAGCTCACATTGATAATGGAACAATAAAATGGGGGGCACACTTGCAACTGTATAAAAAAGTCGATGATACATATATAAAAGTGGGAACAATTCGATACGGTTTTACTATGCAAAATAATGTAATAACTCCGACTTTATTCCGATTTAATCCTAATACAAATAATGATGCAGATACTCAATATCACAATCAACAGTTTAAAGAATGGGATACAACACACTAATATATAAGAAAACAGTCATTTTATTATTTTTTATATTCTATTTGACTTCAAAAGGATATGCCCAAACATATTTTTATGTTCAACAAGTAGGAAATTATATTTCAGAAAGTGCTGTTATGCCTATCTTTATTGTACAAGATAGTGATTCAAATACTGTCCATAAGGAAGAAACAGGGGTTGAACTTTCAATTAATTCAAAATGTTTTGATGAGTTGGATAGTTTAATAAATATTTGTGGAGAGAAATTAAAATTCATTACTGATACAGTTTTCAGTAACAACATTTTTACGTGTTGTGATAATACCTTTCCCACAGGAAGTTATCAAATATTAAAATATGTGAATGCTGTACCAATAAGTGGCAAGTTAATACAGGGTGCTGATAATATGAAACTCTTTTTATGTTATTTAGACAATGAAATTGATGTGAATAATAACTGCAAAGGGGTTGTTGCTCATATACGAGGAGATTTAGAACTCAGTTTATATAGAATGATAGAGTATAAGAAATGAAAGTAAGATTAAATAAAGGGTTGCGTGTCAGATTAGCAGATAAAAATTAAAAAAACCAAACAATTATGAACAAATCAGACCGCGAAGCAGCACCGCCGCTACTTCCGAGATAAAAGCGACTAAAAACCTTCGTTACAACGAAGTATGATATATAAAGGGTTGTTTATTAGTTATTTATAAAATAAGAGTTGTAATTATTTTAAAGTTTAATTTTGGAACTACAACGCAGACTGGTAAAAGATAAGCAAGAAGAAATCGACACCATTATCTGGACAGCCACAGGAAAAGTAAAAGAAATCCGCAGAACTTTGGC includes:
- a CDS encoding polymorphic toxin type 46 domain-containing protein, producing MVNVVIYQGPSPGVPYSVHVLSSNGTNTFSYTANSSDIYVQIRQSGTYLLDNIRLYREYEDTVIVGGYVASGGYHYSFQNQEKHDEIRGKGKYINYKYRGYDPRVGRLDWMVDPLAAKYPYYSPYAFSGNRVIDMVELEGLEPANRGNAGVYFGLRAGGSNHEDAQKVIDKMTNAERNAVAPLTIGAAVGVAVVVDIFVTKGWMSRTMAWYMLGNEINATDRYNEAKANGNKESEAKYKEQMETYGPGATMSAFTEVAPVVASSIMKGARKSLAMKWMGSESKTKYINFNKQVYTKTYTEGSVLYQYRVPGKSEGSFFVTSLSVTPEEVGLLSSKYTEVYKVTTTAKKVNALVSTHIKDAKYFADGVTPVKGGGKQIFSKEINSSTAKFEKINP
- a CDS encoding LysM peptidoglycan-binding domain-containing protein, translating into MLEKSTYYILDAQGNQLSMYDYLVDTAENTAKYYLSERNIYGSSRLGTLKDPLEVFSGVPLPSYGTVGNRNYELNNHLGNVLAVINDIKYPLSSDNTSIDAYDVGISNVFDYSPFGAPLDGRTIENIFHQGTNSDVQTLPDTVEIYKNNFDNPPATGSPYYSTEVTLNNNLSNTVWSSSTGEFTNFNGKTGKAIAISSASADTSYITLSFDVANGYALDIASYSFYHRSSNTGYANYILTVNNMEAGSGSIWVTSGSSLHFTGVVDVSNPISGQTGTVSVVLKLYGGMHGYGGTFRMDDFTLNGFVVEENSGGGASKFIVSGGYRYGFNGQERTDEISGAGNHTTAEFWEYDSRLGRRWNIDPVVKPHESPYATFANNPIWFIDPNGADSALANGSNTWMWNTEEGDTYSSISKRTGVGIDNLREWNGFVDTKIPTGTLLHISDPTAKEPSTSAPMQTPLGSIQLHILEPNSGDRGARMYVGITFTPNEANKDEQFVWFQTVGNNDPAENSRQPNANERTLLNSTFYTNDKDAGMRDAREYAGKQLIPRRTVFNPPAGSTAFFDGPSRAHIDNGTIKWGAHLQLYKKVDDTYIKVGTIRYGFTMQNNVITPTLFRFNPNTNNDADTQYHNQQFKEWDTTH